The Nomia melanderi isolate GNS246 chromosome 7, iyNomMela1, whole genome shotgun sequence genome includes a window with the following:
- the Pdk1 gene encoding phosphoinositide-dependent kinase 1 isoform X4, with product MDERVANQALTVSPQPAVTVEGPVSKMSPPTNDVTNGVVAPANTLAPRVSPTTNPALTTINPPTHKRTPKDFIFGKVIGEGSFSTVYLAKDIHTSKEYAIKVCDKRHIIKEKKTEYVKREKEVLNMLAGAKHSFVRLFCTFQDVERLYFVLSYAKNGELLPYINKVGSFDIECTKFYSAEILRGLEYLHGLGIIHRDLKPENILLDEKMHVLITDFGSAKILKDPETALTHTTTDDLQQQQQQQQQHYRRERRGSFVGTAQYVSPELLTDKTASRASDLWALGCIVYQMVAGLPPFRSRSEYMIFQKILRLEYEIPDGFCELARSLVSQLLVLVPSKRLGAQDEHGAGYPSIRAHPFFEGVDFETLHEQTPPPIYPYLPGTSEHEELRSQYRVPDHLEPGLDDKQLTRLLGLGIGEDDDDDDDDEDVTTEREKPAPTNTVVEKQSRRRTTDADGNIADLTPDEIRNRLEKQHTSNQWDVFVEGNLILKQGFVNKRKGLFARRRMLLLTTGPHLYYVDPVNMVLKGEIPWSPELRVEPKSFKIFFVHTPNRTYYLEDPEGFALEWCRAIENMRVHYYGLQETTA from the exons ATGGACGAG CGTGTGGCGAACCAGGCGCTTACCGTTTCGCCACAGCCGGCAGTAACGGTGGAGGGGCCGGTGTCCAAAATGTCTCCACCAACGAACGACGTGACCAATGGTGTGGTTGCGCCAGCCAACACCCTGGCGCCCCGGGTTTCGCCGACTACGAACCCGGCCCTTACCACCATCAACCCGCCAACGCACAAGCGAACTCCGAAGGACTTCATCTTTGGCAAGGTGATCGGCGAGGGTAGCTTCTCCACC GTTTACCTCGCCAAGGACATCCACACCAGCAAGGAGTACGCGATCAAAGTGTGCGACAAGCGTCACATCATCAAGGAGAAGAAGACCGAGTACGTGAAGCGGGAGAAGGAAGTGCTGAACATGCTCGCGGGCGCGAAACACTCGTTCGTGCGCTTGTTCTGTACGTTCCAAGACGTCGAGAGACTCTATTTTGTCCTATCCTACGCGAAGAACGGTGAGCTGCTGCCCTACATCAACAAGGTCGGCTCCTTCGACATCGAGTGCACCAAATTCTACTCGGCGGAGATCCTCCGTGGCCTCGAGTACCTGCACGGTCTCGGGATCATACACCGGGATCTCAAGCCGGAGAACATTTTGCTGGACGAGAAAATGCACGTGCTCATCACCGACTTCGGTAGCGCGAAGATCCTCAAGGACCCAGAGACGGCGTTGACGCATACCACCACGGACGACctgcaacagcagcagcaacaacagcagcagcattACAGAAGAGAACGTAGGGGCTCGTTCGTTGGTACCGCCCAATACGTGTCCCCGGAACTCTTAACCGACAAGACAGCGAGCAGAGCCTCCGATCTCTGGGCCCTCGGCTGCATAGTCTACCAGATGGTCGCCGGCCTGCCACCGTTCCGCTCCAGGAGCGAGTACATGATTTTCCAAAAGATCCTGAGGCTCGAGTACGAGATACCCGACGGCTTCTGCGAGCTGGCGAGATCGTTGGTCAGCCAGCTGTTGGTGCTCGTGCCGAGCAAGAGGCTGGGCGCCCAGGACGAGCATGGCGCCGGGTACCCTAGCATCAGGGCGCACCCATTCTTCGAGGGCGTCGACTTCGAGACCCTCCACGAGCAGACACCGCCGCCGATCTACCCCTACCTGCCTGGCACGTCGGAACACGAAGAGCTCAGGTCGCAGTACAGGGTTCCCGATCACCTGGAGCCCGGCCTCGACGATAAACAGCTGACCAGGTTGCTCGGTTTGGGTATcggcgaggacgacgacgacgacgacgacgacgaggacgtgACCACCGAGCGTGAGAAGCCCGCGCCGACCAATACGGTCGTCGAGAAGCAGTCGAGGAGACGGACGACGGACGccgatggtaacatcgccgacCTGACGCCAGACGAGATCAGGAACCGGCTGGAGAAGCAGCACACCTCCAACCAGTGGGACGTGTTCGTCGAGGGTAACCTGATACTCAAGCAGGGATTCGTCAACAAGAGGAAAGGCCTCTTCGCCAGACGGAGGATGCTGCTGCTTACCACCGGGCCACACCTATACTACGTCGATCCTGTGAACATGGTGCTCAAGGGTGAGATACCCTGGAGCCCGGAGCTAAGGGTCGAGCCGAAGAGTTTCAAGATCTTCTTCGTCCACACA CCAAACAGAACCTACTATCTCGAAGATCCCGAGGGATTCGCGTTGGAGTGGTGTAGAGCAATCGAGAACATGCGAGTCCACTACTACGGCCTGCAGGAGACCACAGCGTAA
- the Pdk1 gene encoding phosphoinositide-dependent kinase 1 isoform X5: protein MSPPTNDVTNGVVAPANTLAPRVSPTTNPALTTINPPTHKRTPKDFIFGKVIGEGSFSTVYLAKDIHTSKEYAIKVCDKRHIIKEKKTEYVKREKEVLNMLAGAKHSFVRLFCTFQDVERLYFVLSYAKNGELLPYINKVGSFDIECTKFYSAEILRGLEYLHGLGIIHRDLKPENILLDEKMHVLITDFGSAKILKDPETALTHTTTDDLQQQQQQQQQHYRRERRGSFVGTAQYVSPELLTDKTASRASDLWALGCIVYQMVAGLPPFRSRSEYMIFQKILRLEYEIPDGFCELARSLVSQLLVLVPSKRLGAQDEHGAGYPSIRAHPFFEGVDFETLHEQTPPPIYPYLPGTSEHEELRSQYRVPDHLEPGLDDKQLTRLLGLGIGEDDDDDDDDEDVTTEREKPAPTNTVVEKQSRRRTTDADGNIADLTPDEIRNRLEKQHTSNQWDVFVEGNLILKQGFVNKRKGLFARRRMLLLTTGPHLYYVDPVNMVLKGEIPWSPELRVEPKSFKIFFVHTPNRTYYLEDPEGFALEWCRAIENMRVHYYGLQETTA from the exons ATGTCTCCACCAACGAACGACGTGACCAATGGTGTGGTTGCGCCAGCCAACACCCTGGCGCCCCGGGTTTCGCCGACTACGAACCCGGCCCTTACCACCATCAACCCGCCAACGCACAAGCGAACTCCGAAGGACTTCATCTTTGGCAAGGTGATCGGCGAGGGTAGCTTCTCCACC GTTTACCTCGCCAAGGACATCCACACCAGCAAGGAGTACGCGATCAAAGTGTGCGACAAGCGTCACATCATCAAGGAGAAGAAGACCGAGTACGTGAAGCGGGAGAAGGAAGTGCTGAACATGCTCGCGGGCGCGAAACACTCGTTCGTGCGCTTGTTCTGTACGTTCCAAGACGTCGAGAGACTCTATTTTGTCCTATCCTACGCGAAGAACGGTGAGCTGCTGCCCTACATCAACAAGGTCGGCTCCTTCGACATCGAGTGCACCAAATTCTACTCGGCGGAGATCCTCCGTGGCCTCGAGTACCTGCACGGTCTCGGGATCATACACCGGGATCTCAAGCCGGAGAACATTTTGCTGGACGAGAAAATGCACGTGCTCATCACCGACTTCGGTAGCGCGAAGATCCTCAAGGACCCAGAGACGGCGTTGACGCATACCACCACGGACGACctgcaacagcagcagcaacaacagcagcagcattACAGAAGAGAACGTAGGGGCTCGTTCGTTGGTACCGCCCAATACGTGTCCCCGGAACTCTTAACCGACAAGACAGCGAGCAGAGCCTCCGATCTCTGGGCCCTCGGCTGCATAGTCTACCAGATGGTCGCCGGCCTGCCACCGTTCCGCTCCAGGAGCGAGTACATGATTTTCCAAAAGATCCTGAGGCTCGAGTACGAGATACCCGACGGCTTCTGCGAGCTGGCGAGATCGTTGGTCAGCCAGCTGTTGGTGCTCGTGCCGAGCAAGAGGCTGGGCGCCCAGGACGAGCATGGCGCCGGGTACCCTAGCATCAGGGCGCACCCATTCTTCGAGGGCGTCGACTTCGAGACCCTCCACGAGCAGACACCGCCGCCGATCTACCCCTACCTGCCTGGCACGTCGGAACACGAAGAGCTCAGGTCGCAGTACAGGGTTCCCGATCACCTGGAGCCCGGCCTCGACGATAAACAGCTGACCAGGTTGCTCGGTTTGGGTATcggcgaggacgacgacgacgacgacgacgacgaggacgtgACCACCGAGCGTGAGAAGCCCGCGCCGACCAATACGGTCGTCGAGAAGCAGTCGAGGAGACGGACGACGGACGccgatggtaacatcgccgacCTGACGCCAGACGAGATCAGGAACCGGCTGGAGAAGCAGCACACCTCCAACCAGTGGGACGTGTTCGTCGAGGGTAACCTGATACTCAAGCAGGGATTCGTCAACAAGAGGAAAGGCCTCTTCGCCAGACGGAGGATGCTGCTGCTTACCACCGGGCCACACCTATACTACGTCGATCCTGTGAACATGGTGCTCAAGGGTGAGATACCCTGGAGCCCGGAGCTAAGGGTCGAGCCGAAGAGTTTCAAGATCTTCTTCGTCCACACA CCAAACAGAACCTACTATCTCGAAGATCCCGAGGGATTCGCGTTGGAGTGGTGTAGAGCAATCGAGAACATGCGAGTCCACTACTACGGCCTGCAGGAGACCACAGCGTAA
- the Aptx gene encoding aprataxin, which produces MKRKPKVASTDVTAPKKHHWMTGLLVSMEDPELRVKEDNRVVVIKDKYPKAQYHYLVLPKANIPSIWHLKKENEDLLLHMAKVAEDLTKEHKDSEFLIGYHAVPSMQRLHLHVISTDFNSPCLKTKYHWNSFTTPFFLHSADICNQLREKGELKKLKSEDSAEHLNTPLKCHKCSETPKNMPELKRHLLSHLPNQRNIVQ; this is translated from the exons ATGAAACGCAAACCGAAGGTCGCATCAACGGATGTAACGGCCCCTAAGAAACATCACTGGATGACTGGTTTGCTTGTCTCCATGGAAGATCCTGAACTCCGGGTAAAAGAGGATAACAGGGTAGTTGTCATCAAAGATAAGTATCCGAAAGCCCAGTATCATTACCTGGTTCTGCCGAAAGCAAACATCCCTTCGATTTGGCACctgaaaaaggaaaatgaagaCTTACTGCTGCACATGGCTAAAGTCGCTGAGGACTTAACTAAAGAACACAaagattccgaatttct TATTGGATACCATGCTGTTCCGAGTATGCAGCGGTTACATTTACACGTGATAAGTACAGATTTCAACAGCCCGTGTCTAAAAACTAAGTACCACTGGAATTCGTTCACTACCCCTTTCTTCTTGCATTCAGCAG ACATCTGTAACCAGTTGCGCGAGAAAGGCGAACTCAAAAAGTTGAAATCCGAAGATAGCGCGGAGCACTTGAACACCCCGCTTAAGTGTCACAAGTGTTCCGAAACCCCGAAAAACATGCCCGAACTGAAGAGGCACCTGTTATCCCATTTGCCGAATCAAAGAAACATCGTTCAGTAA
- the Pdk1 gene encoding phosphoinositide-dependent kinase 1 isoform X3 — protein MSCKNRVSVTSRILGTTRRLISRVANQALTVSPQPAVTVEGPVSKMSPPTNDVTNGVVAPANTLAPRVSPTTNPALTTINPPTHKRTPKDFIFGKVIGEGSFSTVYLAKDIHTSKEYAIKVCDKRHIIKEKKTEYVKREKEVLNMLAGAKHSFVRLFCTFQDVERLYFVLSYAKNGELLPYINKVGSFDIECTKFYSAEILRGLEYLHGLGIIHRDLKPENILLDEKMHVLITDFGSAKILKDPETALTHTTTDDLQQQQQQQQQHYRRERRGSFVGTAQYVSPELLTDKTASRASDLWALGCIVYQMVAGLPPFRSRSEYMIFQKILRLEYEIPDGFCELARSLVSQLLVLVPSKRLGAQDEHGAGYPSIRAHPFFEGVDFETLHEQTPPPIYPYLPGTSEHEELRSQYRVPDHLEPGLDDKQLTRLLGLGIGEDDDDDDDDEDVTTEREKPAPTNTVVEKQSRRRTTDADGNIADLTPDEIRNRLEKQHTSNQWDVFVEGNLILKQGFVNKRKGLFARRRMLLLTTGPHLYYVDPVNMVLKGEIPWSPELRVEPKSFKIFFVHTPNRTYYLEDPEGFALEWCRAIENMRVHYYGLQETTA, from the exons CGTGTGGCGAACCAGGCGCTTACCGTTTCGCCACAGCCGGCAGTAACGGTGGAGGGGCCGGTGTCCAAAATGTCTCCACCAACGAACGACGTGACCAATGGTGTGGTTGCGCCAGCCAACACCCTGGCGCCCCGGGTTTCGCCGACTACGAACCCGGCCCTTACCACCATCAACCCGCCAACGCACAAGCGAACTCCGAAGGACTTCATCTTTGGCAAGGTGATCGGCGAGGGTAGCTTCTCCACC GTTTACCTCGCCAAGGACATCCACACCAGCAAGGAGTACGCGATCAAAGTGTGCGACAAGCGTCACATCATCAAGGAGAAGAAGACCGAGTACGTGAAGCGGGAGAAGGAAGTGCTGAACATGCTCGCGGGCGCGAAACACTCGTTCGTGCGCTTGTTCTGTACGTTCCAAGACGTCGAGAGACTCTATTTTGTCCTATCCTACGCGAAGAACGGTGAGCTGCTGCCCTACATCAACAAGGTCGGCTCCTTCGACATCGAGTGCACCAAATTCTACTCGGCGGAGATCCTCCGTGGCCTCGAGTACCTGCACGGTCTCGGGATCATACACCGGGATCTCAAGCCGGAGAACATTTTGCTGGACGAGAAAATGCACGTGCTCATCACCGACTTCGGTAGCGCGAAGATCCTCAAGGACCCAGAGACGGCGTTGACGCATACCACCACGGACGACctgcaacagcagcagcaacaacagcagcagcattACAGAAGAGAACGTAGGGGCTCGTTCGTTGGTACCGCCCAATACGTGTCCCCGGAACTCTTAACCGACAAGACAGCGAGCAGAGCCTCCGATCTCTGGGCCCTCGGCTGCATAGTCTACCAGATGGTCGCCGGCCTGCCACCGTTCCGCTCCAGGAGCGAGTACATGATTTTCCAAAAGATCCTGAGGCTCGAGTACGAGATACCCGACGGCTTCTGCGAGCTGGCGAGATCGTTGGTCAGCCAGCTGTTGGTGCTCGTGCCGAGCAAGAGGCTGGGCGCCCAGGACGAGCATGGCGCCGGGTACCCTAGCATCAGGGCGCACCCATTCTTCGAGGGCGTCGACTTCGAGACCCTCCACGAGCAGACACCGCCGCCGATCTACCCCTACCTGCCTGGCACGTCGGAACACGAAGAGCTCAGGTCGCAGTACAGGGTTCCCGATCACCTGGAGCCCGGCCTCGACGATAAACAGCTGACCAGGTTGCTCGGTTTGGGTATcggcgaggacgacgacgacgacgacgacgacgaggacgtgACCACCGAGCGTGAGAAGCCCGCGCCGACCAATACGGTCGTCGAGAAGCAGTCGAGGAGACGGACGACGGACGccgatggtaacatcgccgacCTGACGCCAGACGAGATCAGGAACCGGCTGGAGAAGCAGCACACCTCCAACCAGTGGGACGTGTTCGTCGAGGGTAACCTGATACTCAAGCAGGGATTCGTCAACAAGAGGAAAGGCCTCTTCGCCAGACGGAGGATGCTGCTGCTTACCACCGGGCCACACCTATACTACGTCGATCCTGTGAACATGGTGCTCAAGGGTGAGATACCCTGGAGCCCGGAGCTAAGGGTCGAGCCGAAGAGTTTCAAGATCTTCTTCGTCCACACA CCAAACAGAACCTACTATCTCGAAGATCCCGAGGGATTCGCGTTGGAGTGGTGTAGAGCAATCGAGAACATGCGAGTCCACTACTACGGCCTGCAGGAGACCACAGCGTAA
- the Pdk1 gene encoding phosphoinositide-dependent kinase 1 isoform X2, whose protein sequence is MTDSPAALIEDDAAQKEKLEESETSEESPVKDPDADSESNVECDCPIRVANQALTVSPQPAVTVEGPVSKMSPPTNDVTNGVVAPANTLAPRVSPTTNPALTTINPPTHKRTPKDFIFGKVIGEGSFSTVYLAKDIHTSKEYAIKVCDKRHIIKEKKTEYVKREKEVLNMLAGAKHSFVRLFCTFQDVERLYFVLSYAKNGELLPYINKVGSFDIECTKFYSAEILRGLEYLHGLGIIHRDLKPENILLDEKMHVLITDFGSAKILKDPETALTHTTTDDLQQQQQQQQQHYRRERRGSFVGTAQYVSPELLTDKTASRASDLWALGCIVYQMVAGLPPFRSRSEYMIFQKILRLEYEIPDGFCELARSLVSQLLVLVPSKRLGAQDEHGAGYPSIRAHPFFEGVDFETLHEQTPPPIYPYLPGTSEHEELRSQYRVPDHLEPGLDDKQLTRLLGLGIGEDDDDDDDDEDVTTEREKPAPTNTVVEKQSRRRTTDADGNIADLTPDEIRNRLEKQHTSNQWDVFVEGNLILKQGFVNKRKGLFARRRMLLLTTGPHLYYVDPVNMVLKGEIPWSPELRVEPKSFKIFFVHTPNRTYYLEDPEGFALEWCRAIENMRVHYYGLQETTA, encoded by the exons CGTGTGGCGAACCAGGCGCTTACCGTTTCGCCACAGCCGGCAGTAACGGTGGAGGGGCCGGTGTCCAAAATGTCTCCACCAACGAACGACGTGACCAATGGTGTGGTTGCGCCAGCCAACACCCTGGCGCCCCGGGTTTCGCCGACTACGAACCCGGCCCTTACCACCATCAACCCGCCAACGCACAAGCGAACTCCGAAGGACTTCATCTTTGGCAAGGTGATCGGCGAGGGTAGCTTCTCCACC GTTTACCTCGCCAAGGACATCCACACCAGCAAGGAGTACGCGATCAAAGTGTGCGACAAGCGTCACATCATCAAGGAGAAGAAGACCGAGTACGTGAAGCGGGAGAAGGAAGTGCTGAACATGCTCGCGGGCGCGAAACACTCGTTCGTGCGCTTGTTCTGTACGTTCCAAGACGTCGAGAGACTCTATTTTGTCCTATCCTACGCGAAGAACGGTGAGCTGCTGCCCTACATCAACAAGGTCGGCTCCTTCGACATCGAGTGCACCAAATTCTACTCGGCGGAGATCCTCCGTGGCCTCGAGTACCTGCACGGTCTCGGGATCATACACCGGGATCTCAAGCCGGAGAACATTTTGCTGGACGAGAAAATGCACGTGCTCATCACCGACTTCGGTAGCGCGAAGATCCTCAAGGACCCAGAGACGGCGTTGACGCATACCACCACGGACGACctgcaacagcagcagcaacaacagcagcagcattACAGAAGAGAACGTAGGGGCTCGTTCGTTGGTACCGCCCAATACGTGTCCCCGGAACTCTTAACCGACAAGACAGCGAGCAGAGCCTCCGATCTCTGGGCCCTCGGCTGCATAGTCTACCAGATGGTCGCCGGCCTGCCACCGTTCCGCTCCAGGAGCGAGTACATGATTTTCCAAAAGATCCTGAGGCTCGAGTACGAGATACCCGACGGCTTCTGCGAGCTGGCGAGATCGTTGGTCAGCCAGCTGTTGGTGCTCGTGCCGAGCAAGAGGCTGGGCGCCCAGGACGAGCATGGCGCCGGGTACCCTAGCATCAGGGCGCACCCATTCTTCGAGGGCGTCGACTTCGAGACCCTCCACGAGCAGACACCGCCGCCGATCTACCCCTACCTGCCTGGCACGTCGGAACACGAAGAGCTCAGGTCGCAGTACAGGGTTCCCGATCACCTGGAGCCCGGCCTCGACGATAAACAGCTGACCAGGTTGCTCGGTTTGGGTATcggcgaggacgacgacgacgacgacgacgacgaggacgtgACCACCGAGCGTGAGAAGCCCGCGCCGACCAATACGGTCGTCGAGAAGCAGTCGAGGAGACGGACGACGGACGccgatggtaacatcgccgacCTGACGCCAGACGAGATCAGGAACCGGCTGGAGAAGCAGCACACCTCCAACCAGTGGGACGTGTTCGTCGAGGGTAACCTGATACTCAAGCAGGGATTCGTCAACAAGAGGAAAGGCCTCTTCGCCAGACGGAGGATGCTGCTGCTTACCACCGGGCCACACCTATACTACGTCGATCCTGTGAACATGGTGCTCAAGGGTGAGATACCCTGGAGCCCGGAGCTAAGGGTCGAGCCGAAGAGTTTCAAGATCTTCTTCGTCCACACA CCAAACAGAACCTACTATCTCGAAGATCCCGAGGGATTCGCGTTGGAGTGGTGTAGAGCAATCGAGAACATGCGAGTCCACTACTACGGCCTGCAGGAGACCACAGCGTAA